The sequence below is a genomic window from candidate division WOR-3 bacterium.
TTTCTTAAACATTTCCAACCTCTGATTTAATTTCATTCAGTAATTCAAGTACACTCAGCTCAGATGCCCATTTATTTAAATATTCCCAATCCAAATTTTCCTTCTGAATCTTTGCAATACCCAGCGCATCATTAAATTGTCTTTCTGAATTTCCTGATTTTGCCCATTCAAGTTTTGTTAAGACAGTATCCTCTGGCGACGCAAACCAGCATCTCAAACCCAGAAATTCTGCTTCTTGCCTTCGTTCAAACTCAACCTCACTGTACCTACGATTTTTAATCGGTATAATGTCAAATTTGAATCCTGTCTTATAGTGAATTATATTAAATATTTTCTGTTGGGTAAGAATCTCCTGCGGCGATTCATATTCTATATAAAATTCTTTTCTTATTTCATTCAAAAAATCGCCGAGGGCATTTACTGAAGTTTTGATCACAACATCAGCATCAAAAGTTGCCCTCGGTACTCCATGCAGATTACTCGCAAAAGAACCTGTAATCATATATTCAATGTCATATTTCTTGAATAAATCTATGACTTTTTGTAATATCTCTTTCGTTAACATTTATTATAAACTTTTTCATATAACTCATCAGTTAAAAGAAGTCGTTTAAGGGCGATCTCAATCTCGTCATCAGAGTACTCAGGATGTCGCTGTTTGATGCCCGTCTTCAGCAATTCAATAGCGGTCCGTGTTAAGTCAAGAGACATTGAAAGTTTAACTTCCCCGGGTATTTTTTTGAATATCTTAATTTGCTGTTCTTCAGAAAATTGATCAGTGTCTTTTAATCTTCTGCTATCCATTTTGGTTTTCTCTTTTCTAAAAATGCGGACATTCCTTCCTGTGCCTCATCAGAAATCCGCATCTGAGCAATAACTTCAGCGGTATATTTCTTAAATTCATCAACCGACATCTGAGGAACCCTTCTCAAAAGTTCTTTGCATTTCTTTATTGCCTCGGGCCCACTTGAGAGCAATTGATTTACAAGCCCTTCAACTGCCTTATCAAGACAATCTGGCGGGACTATAATATTTACAAGCCCGGCATTTAAAGCCTTTTCCGCCGACATCCGCTCACCGGTTAAAAAGAACTCTCTACACCTTCCTTCGCCACACTTCTTTACTACATATGGAGATATACAGGCAGGAATTAATCCCAATTTTACTTCGCTGAAACTGAATTTAGCATCAGTAGCTGCAACCGCAATATCGCAGACTGCGACGAGACCAGTTCCACCACCAATTGCATATCCCTGGACTTTTGCAATCGTAGGTTTTGAACAGGAATAGATTTTATAAAGCATATCTGCAAGGGCAAGAGATTCTTTTAAATTCTCTTCGTAAGAATAATCCTTTACCCTCCTCATCCAGTTTAAATCTGCGCCGGCACAGAAAGATTTTCCCTCACCAGATAAAATAACTACCCTTACTTCATTTGACTTTTCAATCTCATCAAAAACCATACTCAATTCTTCAATCATTTTATCATTGAATGCGTTATGGACATCAGGCCGATTTAGTATAACATTACCTATATTATTGGAAATTTTCAAGATTAATGTCTCAAATTTTGTCATTCTGATATATTATATCCAGATGCGAGAAAAATTCAAGCAGAATTTGTTTAACTTGATATCGGCTGTTACCTTTGCAAGCAGTTTTTCTGCCGAAGTTACATTGTTCAACCTGATACTTTAGGATGGATATATTTGATTTAAGTTTCTATCTCAGTTTATTGCAAACCTGAAGGTTTGCCCTACATTTAAACAATAAAGAAAATTTAGGGCGAGGCTTTCTTCAAGAACTGATGGTTCTTTCAGCACCAGGTGTTAGCCTTGCAATACGTATTTTTATTTCTACTGTTATTTTAACTTAACGATTTTGCAAATCTGATTATCAACGGTTCGCAAAATATAGATGCCGCTACTGTAACAGGTAAAATCAAAATATCCATTTTTGACATTACCGATGAATTTTCCAGTGGCGTCATATATTGCACCGCAAATGGTTTTATCTACTCTAAGTTCATTGCCCACGATGTATGAAGTTAATGTATGATTTTGAAGTTTCTGATCGTTTTCTTCAATCCCAACGCTTACATCAAGATTTCCATAAATATCGTAATCCGTTCGGTATTCCTGCCATACGGTAAGGAACTTATTATTTGCTCCTAAATAATGGTCGCAGTTATAACAATTATAGTTTATATTGGAAATATTAAAGTAAGGTCCAAGTGGAGTTCCTGAAGTGCTATAAAAACGTCCACATATCTGGTTATAAGAACCCACTATCTTTGAGAAAGTTACAAGATAGTTAACACCCGAATGTCTAACCGCAAGTGAACTGTAGTCAACAGTATCAGCAATAGTAAAAATTGAACCAATCGGAGTCCCACTTGAAGAAAGCATGCAGCCTTTCACTGTATAAGTATAGCCAACTGGTTGATATTCAATCCAGCATAAGAGATAATTTGAACCACTCCAGGCAATCCGTGTTGTATAGGCAGATTGAGACAATGTCAACACATCAAATATATTACTTCCATAAGAGCCGTTCGTATTTATGAACCTGCCCATTATTTTGTAGGGCGAAAAGGAAGGACTTGACCATATGACGAAATAATTGGTTCCATTATAAGCAACTGATGGATAATAGAAATAAGGTTGAGTTCCAGTTCCAATTTGAATTCCATTAGGGTCCATTACACTCCCGGTTGTTGATACACGGGCACCATATACTTCTTGGTAGCTATTGCGTGCATCAATCCATATCACGAAATAGTATCCACCACCAAAACAGATATCTGGAGATTGCTGGACGCCCGGGGCATTAGAAATAAAAAATGAATTTATTGAATCACAAGTGGAGGTGACACGCACCCCGACAATATTGCCCGCACTTCAACAACTGTCCCTTAGCGCAACCAATAAATTTATTCCGTCATAGGCAACCTTCGGCGGATATGCTGCCTGGCGGTTAAATAATAACTTGCCATTGGGATCAAGAACACTACCGCTGTTGGTAACACGCGCGCCATATAAGGCATAACTACCCAGAGAACTATAATACCGCAAATCACTCCAGAAAACATAAAACTGATTGTTCCCGTAAATCACACAGGGCGCCTGCTGGTTGGCAGTATAATTACAAATGACAAAATTCGCACCAAGGATAAGATTAAGATAAAATCCGAGGCTTAAACCCATATTTCTCCTTTCGCTCTATTCTATCCAAAAATAAAGTTTTGTCAATAAAAACTTTATTTCCTTGTTGCAACCCAGGCGTCGGCATCAAAACGGTCATATTTTGTTCCTTCAGGATTTTCATAAACGACAACGAAGTAAAGGTCACCTTGAAACGTTAATGTCGGTTCACCAACCCCTGCGGTATTTCCTGCAGAAATAACCAATTCTGCCGTTCCCCAGCCATCCCAATATCCGGGAGTCTGCTGTTTTCTTCTAAATATTGCCAGTTTGCCATCAGTATGTTCGGCTGAATAATATAGCCACCAATCTGTACCATCAAAATATAAATGAGGTTGATGTTCTTTTTGAGAAGTATTCACAGTAGTTACCGGCAATGGTTTTGACCAATTCATTCCATTATCCGTACTGACTGAATACCATATATCATGCCCGCCTTCGCCGCCCGGTCGGTCTTCACTATCAAAGAACAAAACCAGTGTGGTATCATCAATCAACTCAATATGGGGATTATCCTCAGTATAAGCCGTATTTATGAATTGTGTCCCAAAACTATCAATCGGTGTAAGTAAACCACCTATTCCCGAAGGATTAGGAGTGGTATTTCTAATACACTTTATGTTCGTATTCGCTGTATAAACATCATTGCTGGTAAAAACACAAATTGAAATAGTTGAAGAATCAGCAAAAATTGAACAGAAGCCGCCTTCGCTATAGATACTCCGTTTCATATTGGAAATAGTCCATGCGCCAAATTCGTCGTTAATTGTACGCCGCGTCGCATATATAATATCACTATGATACCAGGGAAAATTGCCGACTGGATTACTCTTTAAATCCATATCATAATGGGGACCACGGTCATATTTTACAAGGTTTTCTACAATATCACCGTTTAAGACAAATGATAAAAAATCGGCAGGCATATAAGTCGCATACAAATGCAATCCATCACGGCTTACATACAATCCGTCTTCCCAACCCATGGTATTATTATTCAACATTTGGGGTGTATTAAATTCATTGGGCAGATGACATTCCACATAAGCATTTTCTTTTATTTGCTGCCAATTGGTAACCTTTTTTTCACAATTTAAAATGCTTAGGATAATGCAACAAAAAATGCTAATTTTAGATATTTTCATTGTGTCCTCCATTTATTTATGACCTTTAATGCCTTTAAGGCACTTCTTTCTTTATCTTTAATCTCCAGCATTATATCAAAATCAAGTTCAAGTGTGGTTTTTATGTAATTTTCAAAATCCTTAAGATTTATATGATGCGTATGGGTTCCTATTCTTGCCCCTCTTTTCTGAGTACTATAATCCGTCATCAACAACCCATCTTTTTTATGCCAGGTCTTTATTGCTGATTTCAGTGCCTCAAGATAAGATTCACCGTTATTTAAACAAAAGTGATGGAAATAATCAAATAAAACAGGAATACCTGTTTCTTGAGAGATAAGCAAACAATCACTAAGTGAATATAGCCGTTCATCATTTTCAATCACCAGTCTATTTTTAACCATTGCTGGTAGTTGTTTATAGGCATTAATAAATCGCTCAATTGATTTTTTCTTATCATTATAAACACCACCGATATGAATCTGCACTTTGGCAGTCTTGTTCAGCCCCATTAAATCGAGTATTTCGCAATGATAGATTAATTCTTTTATACTGTTCTCCACAATTCTTTTATCCGGTGAATTAATCAAAACAAACTGGTCGGGATGCATTGAGATTCTGAAGTTGTGTTCTTTTATATACTTCCCAATTTCTTCAAAACGCTTTTCAAAATACTTTTGCCACTTAAATGTATTTATCGGATGGCTCGCAAATGGGACGATATCAGAACTGATTCTAAAAAATAAAAGATTATGTCTAACATTGAATTCAAGAATTTTTTGGAGACAATCAAGATTATTAGTTATTTTCTCAATGAGATTTTTCTCTGAATAATTTTTTAATCTAAAAGTAGAATTTGCCGTACAACCAATGGATAGATTAATACAAGGGTAACCAACTTTCATCTTTCAAAGATTTGTTTAAACTCTTCTAAAATCTTAAAATCTCTCTCCAAAACTTTTTTCATATTAATATTATACACTGCGACTGCTGGATGATACATTGGAATTATTTTAATCCATCCGTATGAACTGTTGGCTTCAAAAATTTTTCCATGAATCCTGCTTATTCCCTGAATTTTTTCTTTTAATCCGAATTTTTCGAGTATGAATGCAGTGGCATAATTTCCGAGTGTGCAGATAA
It includes:
- a CDS encoding enoyl-CoA hydratase/isomerase family protein codes for the protein MTKFETLILKISNNIGNVILNRPDVHNAFNDKMIEELSMVFDEIEKSNEVRVVILSGEGKSFCAGADLNWMRRVKDYSYEENLKESLALADMLYKIYSCSKPTIAKVQGYAIGGGTGLVAVCDIAVAATDAKFSFSEVKLGLIPACISPYVVKKCGEGRCREFFLTGERMSAEKALNAGLVNIIVPPDCLDKAVEGLVNQLLSSGPEAIKKCKELLRRVPQMSVDEFKKYTAEVIAQMRISDEAQEGMSAFLEKRKPKWIAED
- a CDS encoding sialidase family protein yields the protein MKISKISIFCCIILSILNCEKKVTNWQQIKENAYVECHLPNEFNTPQMLNNNTMGWEDGLYVSRDGLHLYATYMPADFLSFVLNGDIVENLVKYDRGPHYDMDLKSNPVGNFPWYHSDIIYATRRTINDEFGAWTISNMKRSIYSEGGFCSIFADSSTISICVFTSNDVYTANTNIKCIRNTTPNPSGIGGLLTPIDSFGTQFINTAYTEDNPHIELIDDTTLVLFFDSEDRPGGEGGHDIWYSVSTDNGMNWSKPLPVTTVNTSQKEHQPHLYFDGTDWWLYYSAEHTDGKLAIFRRKQQTPGYWDGWGTAELVISAGNTAGVGEPTLTFQGDLYFVVVYENPEGTKYDRFDADAWVATRK
- the uvsE gene encoding UV DNA damage repair endonuclease UvsE, whose protein sequence is MKVGYPCINLSIGCTANSTFRLKNYSEKNLIEKITNNLDCLQKILEFNVRHNLLFFRISSDIVPFASHPINTFKWQKYFEKRFEEIGKYIKEHNFRISMHPDQFVLINSPDKRIVENSIKELIYHCEILDLMGLNKTAKVQIHIGGVYNDKKKSIERFINAYKQLPAMVKNRLVIENDERLYSLSDCLLISQETGIPVLFDYFHHFCLNNGESYLEALKSAIKTWHKKDGLLMTDYSTQKRGARIGTHTHHINLKDFENYIKTTLELDFDIMLEIKDKERSALKALKVINKWRTQ